The following proteins come from a genomic window of Eubalaena glacialis isolate mEubGla1 chromosome X, mEubGla1.1.hap2.+ XY, whole genome shotgun sequence:
- the LOC133082179 gene encoding small integral membrane protein 10-like protein 2A, protein MAASAALSAAAAAAALSGLAVRLSRSAAARSSYGAFCKGLTRTLITFFDLAWRLRMNFPYFYIVASVMLNVRLQVRIE, encoded by the coding sequence ATGGCGGCGTCGGCGGCCCTgtctgcggcggcggcggcggcggccctgTCGGGCCTGGCGGTGCGGCTGTCTCGCTCGGCTGCGGCCCGCAGCTCGTACGGCGCCTTTTGCAAGGGGCTCACGCGCACGCTGATCACCTTCTTCGACCTGGCCTGGCGGCTGCGCATGAACTTCCCCTACTTCTACATCGTGGCCTCGGTGATGCTCAACGTCCGCCTGCAGGTGCGGATCGAGTGA